One stretch of Anabas testudineus chromosome 24, fAnaTes1.2, whole genome shotgun sequence DNA includes these proteins:
- the rab15 gene encoding ras-related protein Rab-15: MAKQYDVLFRLLLLGDSGVGKTCLLCRFTDNEFHPSHISTIGVDFKMKTVVIDGIKVRIQIWDTAGQERYQTITKQYYRRAQGIFLVYDITSERSFQHIMKWASDVDEYAPDKVQKILVGNKSDEVDKRQVATEQGVKLAKAYGMDFFETSAFTNHNITESFTRLAEQVLAANKKDLDLLRMSVNDELNLTALEEEEGLCDSGTGDQGKGCWC; the protein is encoded by the exons ATGGCTAAACAGTACGATGTGCTCTTCCGACTGCTGCTTCTCGGAGATTCTGGGGTtgggaaaacatgtttgttatgCAGATTCACGGACAACGAATTTCACCCGTCTCACATCTCCACCATCG GAGTCGACTTCAAAATGAAGACAGTAGTAATAGATGGTATCAAAGTACGAATACAGATATG GGACACTGCAGGGCAGGAAAGGTACCAGACCATAACTAAGCAGTACTACAGACGAGCACAG ggAATCTTCCTGGTGTATGATATCACGAGTGAGCGATCCTTCCAGCACATCATGAAGTGGGCCAGTGATGTGGACGAG TACGCTCCTGACAAGGTGCAGAAGATCCTCGTAGGGAACAAGTCAGATGAGGTAGACAAGAGGCAGGTGGCTACAGAGCAAGGTGTAAAG CTGGCCAAGGCTTATGGAATGGACTTCTTTGAGACAAGTGCCTTCACCAACCATAACATAACAGAG AGTTTCACACGATTGGCCGAGCAGGTGCTGGCGGCCAATAAAAAGGACCTGGATCTTCTTCGGATGTCCGTTAATGACGAGCTTAATCTCACCGctctggaggaagaggagggactCTGTGACAGCGGGACGGGTGACCAGGGCAAAGGCTGCTGGTGTTAA
- the fntb gene encoding protein farnesyltransferase subunit beta, with protein sequence MDGVPTPLRCFRDCHSAEMFVDDGVQTVTSVEQKKVERSIEEVISVYKQMHNLPQPTLLREQHYQYLKKGLRHLSDAYECLDASRPWLCFWILHSLELLEEPIPSAVASDVCQFLARCQSPTGGFAGGPGQHAHLAPTYAAVNALCIIGTEESYNVIDREKLLDFLWSVKQPDGSFVMHVGGEVDVRSAYCAASVASLTNVLTPKLFEDTTNWILRCQNWEGGLSGVPGLEAHGGYTFCGTAALVILGNEHMLDLKALLRWVVSRQMRFEGGFQGRCNKLVDGCYSFWQAGLLPLLHRALFKEGESELSRQQWMLDQRALQEYILLCCQNPTGGLLDKPGKSRDFYHTCYCLSGLSIAQHFGNVDLHHETILGSEENRLAPTHPVYNICPEKVAKALQHFHRLPVPEDRRQPGAPATDRPSDPDAASDTLS encoded by the exons atggacGGTGTACCGACGCCTCTGCGTTGCTTCAGAGATTGCCATTCCGCGGAGATGTTCGTGGACGACGGGGTGCAGACGGTGACTTCAGTGGAGCAG AAAAAAGTGGAACGCAGCATTGAAGAAGTGATCAGTGTTTACAAGCAGATGCACAACCTCCCACA GCCGACGTTGTTGCGGGAACAGCACTACCAATATCTCAAGAAGGGCTTACGTCACTTATCAGATGCCTATGAG TGTCTGGATGCTAGCAGACCGTGGCTTTGCTTCTGGATTCTTCACAGTCTGGAGTTACTAGAGGAGCCCATTCCCTCTGCCGTCGCCTCAGA TGTGTGTCAGTTCCTGGCTCGCTGTCAGAGCCCAACTGGGGGTTTTGCTGGAGGACCAGGACAGCACGCACATCTTGCTCCCACCTATGCTGCTGTTAACGCCCTCTGTATCATCGGCACAGAAGAGTCCTATAATGTTATAGACAG gGAGAAGCTGCTAGATTTCCTGTGGTCAGTGAAGCAGCCAGATGGCTCGTTTGTGATGCACGTCGGAGGGGAGGTGGATGTCAG gaGTGCGTATTGTGCAGCTTCTGTAGCATCGCTCACAAACGTCCTCACACCTAAACTGTTTGAAGACACAACCAACTGGATTCTCAG GTGTCAGAATTGGGAGGGTGGTCTGAGCGGCGTGCCAGGTCTGGAAGCCCATGGAGGCTACACTTTCTGCGGCACAGCTGCACTTGTGATCCTGGGCAACGAACATATGCTGGATCTCAAAGCGTTGCTG CGCTGGGTCGTCAGCAGACAGATGCGATTCGAGGGAGGTTTCCAGGGGCGCTGCAATAAACTAGTGGATGGCTGCTACTCTTTCTGGCAGGCTGGACTCCTGCCCCTACTCCACAGAGCCTTATTCAAAGAAG GAGAGTCGGAGTTGAGTCGGCAGCAGTGGATGCTCGACCAGCGGGCCCTGCAGGAGTACATCCTCCTGTGCTGTCAGAACCCAACAGGGGGGCTTCTGGATAAGCCTGGCAA ATCCAGAGATTTCTACCACACGTGTTACTGCCTGAGCGGCCTCTCCATAGCACAGCACTTTGGAAACGTGGACCTTCACCATGAGACGATCCTCGGCAGCGAGGAGAACAGATTG GCTCCAACTCATCCAGTTTACAACATTTGTCCAGAGAAAGTGGCTAAAGCCCTGCAGCACTTTCATCGTCTGCCTGTCCCCGAGGACAGAAGACAGCCAGGCGCCCCTGCCACTGACAGACCGTCGGACCCGGACGCTGCCTCCGACACTCTGTCCTAG
- the max gene encoding protein max isoform X4, which produces MSDNDDIEVDSDADKRAHHNALERKRRDHIKDSFHSLRDSVPALQGEKASRAQILDKATEYIQYMRRKNHTHQQDIDDLKRQNALLEQQVRALEKVKGSAQLQAGYSSSDSSLYTNPKGSAVSAFDGGSDSSSESDTEEHPNRKKMRGEAS; this is translated from the exons GCAGACAAACGGGCACACCACAATGCGCTGGAGCGCAAGCGTAGGGACCACATCAAAGACAGCTTTCACAGCCTCCGGGACTCGGTACCCGCTCTGCAGGGAGAAAAG GCGTCTCGAGCCCAAATTCTAGACAAAGCCACAGAGTACATCCAGTACATGAGGcgaaaaaatcacacacaccaGCAGGACATCGATGACCTGAAGAGGCAGAACGCACTGCTGGAGCAGCAAG TCCGTGCTCTGGAGAAGGTGAAGGGCTCCGCCCAGCTCCAAGCTGGATACTCGTCGTCCGACAGCAGCCTGTACACCAACCCCAAAGGCAGCGCTGTGTCGGCGTTCGACGGCGGCTCTGACTCCAGCTCTGAGTCAGACACTGAGGAGCACCCCAACAGGAAGAAGATGCGCGGGGAGGCCAGCTAG
- the max gene encoding protein max isoform X3, translated as MSDNDDIEVDSDADKRAHHNALERKRRDHIKDSFHSLRDSVPALQGEKQSTKQASRAQILDKATEYIQYMRRKNHTHQQDIDDLKRQNALLEQQVRALEKVKGSAQLQAGYSSSDSSLYTNPKGSAVSAFDGGSDSSSESDTEEHPNRKKMRGEAS; from the exons GCAGACAAACGGGCACACCACAATGCGCTGGAGCGCAAGCGTAGGGACCACATCAAAGACAGCTTTCACAGCCTCCGGGACTCGGTACCCGCTCTGCAGGGAGAAAAG CAGTCTACCAAACAGGCGTCTCGAGCCCAAATTCTAGACAAAGCCACAGAGTACATCCAGTACATGAGGcgaaaaaatcacacacaccaGCAGGACATCGATGACCTGAAGAGGCAGAACGCACTGCTGGAGCAGCAAG TCCGTGCTCTGGAGAAGGTGAAGGGCTCCGCCCAGCTCCAAGCTGGATACTCGTCGTCCGACAGCAGCCTGTACACCAACCCCAAAGGCAGCGCTGTGTCGGCGTTCGACGGCGGCTCTGACTCCAGCTCTGAGTCAGACACTGAGGAGCACCCCAACAGGAAGAAGATGCGCGGGGAGGCCAGCTAG